A region of the Streptococcus oralis Uo5 genome:
TTTAAAAAAAGTTTTAAGTAAAGAATAAACAATCCATACAAGTGGTTGAACCATGATTGCCACATATGAAGCTTTAAACTTATTAATCGGGGTACTAAAATTGATATCCTCACTGTTAAGTTCCGTCATCTCAACCGTTAATTCGTCCGTTGGAACACCCCAATAGTAGAACTTGGGAGTCATTGAACTTGCATCTAATATATATTTTTTCCCATTTAGTTCTACAAGTTGATGACAAAAATACTTCGTTTCTTTAACATTAATTTCCAAAATTACCTCCCGAATTGATTTAATACCTGAATCAATACTATTTCCAACTTCTCGGCACTCTATATTTATAGCTCTTCAATTTCAGTTAATGTTAGTGTTTTATAGTAGTCTGGGATTTGTGGCATTCTTAATAGTACAAAGGACCACCACGAAATTATGCCATTTATAACCAATATAGCACTTTCATAACCACTGTCAAGTCCTATAAAAAATGCCAAACATATAATGTTAATTCCAAGTGTGAAAAACAACCAATCAATTATTCGTTTACCTTTGGGTTCAAAAACAAGTCGACGACGTTTACTATTTTGGGGAACTCTTGATTCAAACTTTCTTACCGCACTTTTTTCATAAAAGACAGCCATAAGATAAGACAAAAATACAGAGAAAGCAAATAACACTACTTTCATTAAAATTTGCTGATTGATTCCCCAGCTAATAAAGGCATCTTTCATCAGCGTATGAGAGATGCCAACAAGTGGCTGAATCATGATAACTAGAGCAGTAGATGCGCCTATTGGTGTCTTCGATTTTATTCTAAAACTATCATTAGATGGAGATAGCTCAACCATTTCAGCGGTAACCTCTTTCGGAAGTGAACCGAAGAAATAGGATTTGCCTTTTATAGTGGTAGGATCTAATATATAACTTTTATTCTTAAACTCAACGATTCTAAAAACTGCTATATTCGAATATTTAAATTTTAATTCCACATTTACCACCCAAACACTTTCTGAATTGATTTAACAAATCTTGATTCAATTTCGCAAACACTTTACAATATTTCATTTCCAATTCAACACTACTTTCGATAATACTGCAGACACTTCGACTCGGCGGTTGCTTTTTTCAATTTCGTTCATGAACACCTCATTCTTTTTCAAAAATAACACTACTAATTTGCACAATCTTTTGATTAGATTTTAGTTGAATAGTTACTCTATATATAGTTGAGCTGGAATAATTTACTAATACTATACATGTTGTTTCCTCTGGTAAATCATATTTGCTTTTTAGATGTTTATAGAGGTCAGAGTTATTTTCTGGCTGATATACAATCTCACGAAGTTCTGTTTCTGCACTCTTAAAAGTCTCCTTTACATCTAGAGAAGTAAAGAAATCTCTTTGTACCACTAGATTAAGAATTTCTTCATCATATAAAGGAGTTACCTCCGACCCATAATTTAACTTCCCATTAGAATATGTAACCGGAACAGTTTCGTTATTCTCCCCAATTGTTATTGTATAATCACCTTTAATATCAGCTTGAGTGATATCTAAATCCACTTCGTATTTTTTAACTTCATCTTGATTTTTTATATAAATTCTACTAGTGTATGCCTTTAATCCCGTAAAATCTTTCTTGTCTTGTTCTAAAAATTTAAACATAGGTTCAAACGTTTTTTCAAATTCGTACTGTTCTTTTGTTCTGTTTTTGGGAATGGTCTCACCACCCAAACTACACCCATTCAGTGAAAATAGTGATATCAGTATGATGATCAAGGCAGAAAGCCATAATAAATGCTTATATTTTTTCATTTATATCTCCAAAAATAAAAAGTCTAAAACTATTATAGCATGAACACGCTGAAAATGACTTTCTATAACCATTTAGATTCATTCATAAAATGCATTTAAAGACAATTGACCTATTGATAGGAAAACTTGATAGTTTAAAAGCTTTGACCTTACTCTTGTAGAAAAAAGACATTCAAGAAAATCTTAAATGCCTGTATAAATAGTGTATTAAGGATATTGCTTGTTAAACTTCTCCTAACCAGGATCGACATTAAGAAATCTTACTGTATAGCCACTATCGGTATATAGAAACTCTATTTGCAATCTCATATCTACTAATTCAGAATTTGAAGTCAAATCATAATCAACAGCAAACCCAGTCTGGTCATCATAATCATAAATTTCCAATTGAGAGTACTCATAAGGCGGATTGAAATGACACTCCACACCATACTCATCAATCGTGTCAAAATCATTCAATTCTAATGTCTTTTCAACATAACTAAAGAATTCGTTTAAATCGTCAATCTCTGACTCATCGACATAGTTCATAATGTCTTCATATTTTTTCAGGTGAATAGCCTTTAAAATATTTGTGATAACGTCTATAACCTTTTCTTTTTTATACTTATCAATTAATTCCATAGATGCCACCTTTCTACTTAACTAAACCATCATTTTCCTGCTAAGAAAAGATCCCATCGTTCAATGACATTCTTTAACGGCTCGTCTAGATAGGAATAGGCCTTTTCCTTATCTCCAATAATTGCTCCTAGCATGGCATTCCTCCTTGTGAACTATTGGTTTAGACTAACTTTTCTACTTCCTATACTCTTTTATTCTATCAGCATATTCAGTCGAAAGATTCTTTGAATAAATTTTTTCATTACTCGAATTTCTAACTTCTTTCCAAAGAATAGAAGCTACTTTTAACTTGTTTGAGTAGTTACGACTATTTTCGTCTGCACAGAAGTCCTTTAAAAATTGGTTCCATTGACAAACCGAATGATCATACTTGGCATAATCTGAATTTCCATCATAAACTTTTAGCATGTCTTGGATTGTAAAATTCAAATCATTTACTTTTTTTACTTTTCTCCAAGCGGTGGCCATATTAGCAGTAAATTTAAAGGGCGAAACACCTGTTAAAGTTGAGAAATATTCTCTAAAGTTTGCATTAAAGGAGAATCCACATTCAAGTAAGGGCGTATCTAAAGTAACGACTTCTACTCGTTTCTTTTTCCTTTTTACTGATGATTTTTTAATCAAATTCCCATTGAAGTACTGCTCAATAATATCATTGAGTTCTTGTTTTGTACCTCTATTTTCAAGTCCTAATGACTGGCATATCTGTGAAAGTTCATCACGATACCAATAGTATTTATTAAATTCATCAAAGGATGTGATTTTATCAAACTCAGGTCTGCTTTCTATCAATATAACACTCCTTAAAGTCAGTTTAGGTTTTCATCTCAAAATAATGGAGTTTTAGTTTCTTTATTTTGAGGATTAGCAACGTTTCACTAACAAACTTACACACTCAGCGGTTCGGACTTGCCGTATCATCAGTGAGAAACAAAGTCTTTTCCATCTTCTAAAGAATCAAACACGACAAAATCTTTAGAATAATCATTTTGGTACAATTCCAATAGATACATCTTTCATTTTCCCAATATTTGAAAAACTAACCGATATTTTAAGCAACTTACAATCAAATTATCTAGCCTTAATATACGCATTTATTATATAACGAAGATAATTAAGTGCGGTTTATCCAGGATCAACATCTATAGAAGTTATTTTGTAACCATCATTATTGTATAAAAATTCTAATTGTAGGGTTAAATCTACTAATTCAGAATCGGAGGTCATCTCATATTCAACAACAAAGCCAGTTTGATCATTAAATTCATAAACTTGTAGTTGGGAGTACTCATAATTCGGATGGAAATTACAATCTACACCATATTCATCAATTTTATCAAAATCATTTAATTGTAATGAATCGTCAATATATTCAAGTAACTCTCTTACATCATCAACTTCTGAACCATCAACACAATCCAAAATATCTCTATAATTATTTAGATGAATTGCTCTTAAAATCTTTTTAAGTATTTCAATTACTTTTTCTTCATCTAGGTAGTTTTCTTTGTACTCAAAATCATCGAATATTCCCATGATAATACTCCCTTTTTGTAATCAACTTTAAATCTTATAAATATTAAAAATGTTTCACTAACAAACTCACACACTCAGTGGTTCGGACTTACCGTATCATCCGTGAAAAAACAATCATCACAAAATAAAGGAAAATCCTTCGTTTTGATATTGTTCCATTCGTAAACTGAACCTACAATATCTCCAACTATTGCTCCTAGCATCCGTTTCCTCCTTATGGCATATCAGATTCGTTACACATTTCTAATGAGTCACTCTTTAAAAAGGGCACCACCAAATCAATCCACTCATAAGGCAGGTAAGCTGATAAATAGCCGTGGTTATAGCCCTTTGCTTCATACAAAATTGTATTTGAATGTAGCTGATGAAATAATTTCGCTGATTCTTTCACACAGTTCAATTCTTTTTCACCATAGATATACAGAACCTGAGCCTTGCTAGCAGAAATCATATCTTTCAGCTTGTAACATCCCATATAATTTTTGTAAATGGTCACCAATGTTTTGACAGGGGTCCTTGGCAAATCCTCCAAATAATAAGCTTTTATTTCCTCTGGATAAGCCAGTTTAGGATAGAGTTTGTTCATCATGCTTAAGTGAAGTTTGCAAGAGAATTTATTGAACATCAGTTTACCAAATAGAGACACTAGAAAGATG
Encoded here:
- a CDS encoding alpha/beta fold hydrolase — protein: MKFHEFGDKNLPPILLIHGGGSSWWNYLRQARILSKEYRIILPTLNGHGEEYQLDYVSTEDSALEILDYIKANCGGKLFAIGGVSLGGQIAIELLSLDSEIAEKAIIDGSLCIPQPRLAKISIFLVSLFGKLMFNKFSCKLHLSMMNKLYPKLAYPEEIKAYYLEDLPRTPVKTLVTIYKNYMGCYKLKDMISASKAQVLYIYGEKELNCVKESAKLFHQLHSNTILYEAKGYNHGYLSAYLPYEWIDLVVPFLKSDSLEMCNESDMP
- a CDS encoding DUF443 family protein codes for the protein MVNVELKFKYSNIAVFRIVEFKNKSYILDPTTIKGKSYFFGSLPKEVTAEMVELSPSNDSFRIKSKTPIGASTALVIMIQPLVGISHTLMKDAFISWGINQQILMKVVLFAFSVFLSYLMAVFYEKSAVRKFESRVPQNSKRRRLVFEPKGKRIIDWLFFTLGINIICLAFFIGLDSGYESAILVINGIISWWSFVLLRMPQIPDYYKTLTLTEIEEL
- a CDS encoding SAP domain-containing protein, with product MIESRPEFDKITSFDEFNKYYWYRDELSQICQSLGLENRGTKQELNDIIEQYFNGNLIKKSSVKRKKKRVEVVTLDTPLLECGFSFNANFREYFSTLTGVSPFKFTANMATAWRKVKKVNDLNFTIQDMLKVYDGNSDYAKYDHSVCQWNQFLKDFCADENSRNYSNKLKVASILWKEVRNSSNEKIYSKNLSTEYADRIKEYRK